In a single window of the uncultured Pseudodesulfovibrio sp. genome:
- the fabG gene encoding 3-oxoacyl-[acyl-carrier-protein] reductase, whose protein sequence is MSDLPKVALVTGGSRGIGRTVAETLAADGFEVYLTYVSRPEAAEEVVTSIEKAGGKARAFQLDSADRDAIAAFFKEEIKGKVNLEVLVNNAGITRDGLMMRMKDEDWDKVLHINLTGCFVFLKEASKIMGKQRSGRIINITSVVGQMGNAGQANYCAAKAGLIGLTKSAARELAGRSITVNAVAPGFIETDMTAELPEKVVEAMLEQIPLKTLGQSGDIAAAVSFLAGPGAGYITGQVLGVNGGMYM, encoded by the coding sequence ATGAGCGATCTTCCCAAAGTCGCCCTGGTAACGGGCGGTTCCCGAGGCATCGGCCGGACCGTGGCCGAGACGCTGGCCGCCGACGGTTTCGAGGTCTACCTGACCTATGTCAGCCGTCCCGAGGCCGCCGAAGAAGTGGTGACGTCCATCGAAAAGGCGGGCGGCAAAGCCCGCGCCTTCCAGCTCGACTCCGCCGACCGCGATGCCATCGCCGCCTTCTTCAAGGAAGAGATCAAGGGCAAGGTGAACCTCGAGGTTCTGGTCAACAATGCAGGCATCACCCGTGACGGGCTGATGATGCGCATGAAGGACGAGGACTGGGACAAGGTCCTGCACATCAATCTTACCGGCTGCTTCGTCTTCCTCAAGGAAGCGTCCAAGATCATGGGCAAGCAGCGCTCGGGCCGGATCATCAACATCACCTCCGTGGTCGGCCAGATGGGCAACGCGGGCCAGGCCAACTACTGTGCGGCCAAGGCCGGCCTTATCGGCCTGACCAAGTCCGCCGCCCGCGAACTGGCCGGTCGCAGCATCACGGTCAACGCCGTGGCTCCCGGTTTCATCGAGACCGACATGACCGCAGAACTGCCGGAAAAGGTGGTCGAGGCCATGCTCGAACAAATTCCATTAAAAACCCTCGGGCAGTCCGGGGATATCGCAGCCGCCGTCTCCTTCCTGGCTGGCCCCGGAGCCGGGTACATCACCGGCCAGGTGCTGGGCGTGAATGGCGGCATGTACATGTAA
- a CDS encoding acyl carrier protein, producing the protein MSDVAAKVKEIIVDQLGVSEDEVVPTAAFVEDLGADSLDLTELIMAMEEEFDLEIDDEEAQKILKVGDAISHIEKAI; encoded by the coding sequence ATGTCCGACGTAGCAGCGAAAGTGAAAGAGATCATCGTGGATCAGCTGGGTGTGTCCGAAGACGAAGTCGTCCCGACCGCCGCTTTTGTCGAAGACCTGGGCGCTGATTCCCTGGACCTGACCGAGCTGATCATGGCCATGGAAGAGGAATTCGACCTGGAAATCGATGACGAAGAAGCTCAGAAAATCCTCAAGGTCGGCGACGCCATCTCGCACATCGAGAAGGCCATCTAA
- the fabF gene encoding beta-ketoacyl-ACP synthase II codes for MNRVVVTSVAAVTPLGNDVETSWQNLLAGKSGIGQITKFDTTDYATTIAGEVKDFDPTDFIGKKEVRRMETFTQYAVAASSQLFKTADWTIPEDERSRVGTIIGVGLGGIQTIEDMHEKLLHRGPKKISPFFIPILIANMAAGQVSIETGAMGPNICTTTACASGTHGIGTAYTDIAMGRVDAMICGGSESTISPLAVAGFNAMKALSVRNDEPELASRPFDKDRSGFIMGEGCGLLLLESLEHAQARGANILAEIVGYGASGDAFHMTAPPEDGAGMAYAMAAAIREAKVDPSAIDHINAHGTSTYLNDLCETRAIKKVFGDHAYNIKICANKSQMGHLLGAAGGVEAVFAVKTLAEGIIPGTMNRETPDPECDLDVCADGPQEIQAEYALSNSFGFGGTNACVLFKRFTG; via the coding sequence ATGAACAGGGTAGTTGTTACCAGTGTTGCCGCCGTCACGCCCCTTGGCAACGACGTCGAGACCAGCTGGCAGAACCTCCTGGCCGGAAAATCCGGCATCGGCCAGATCACAAAGTTCGACACCACGGACTATGCCACGACCATCGCCGGCGAGGTCAAGGATTTCGATCCGACCGACTTCATCGGCAAGAAGGAAGTGCGCCGTATGGAGACGTTCACCCAGTACGCGGTGGCCGCTTCCAGCCAGCTCTTCAAGACCGCCGATTGGACCATCCCCGAAGACGAGCGCTCCCGCGTCGGCACCATTATCGGCGTCGGGCTGGGCGGAATCCAGACGATCGAGGATATGCACGAAAAGCTCCTCCATCGTGGCCCCAAAAAGATCTCGCCGTTCTTTATTCCCATTCTTATCGCAAACATGGCCGCTGGCCAGGTCTCCATCGAGACCGGCGCCATGGGCCCCAACATATGCACCACCACGGCATGCGCCTCGGGTACGCACGGCATCGGCACGGCTTACACCGATATCGCCATGGGCCGTGTTGACGCCATGATCTGCGGCGGGTCCGAATCGACCATTTCGCCGCTGGCCGTGGCCGGATTCAACGCCATGAAGGCCTTGTCCGTGCGCAATGACGAGCCCGAACTGGCCTCCCGGCCGTTCGACAAGGACCGTTCCGGCTTCATCATGGGCGAGGGCTGCGGCCTGCTGCTCCTGGAAAGCCTGGAGCACGCTCAGGCTCGCGGTGCGAACATCCTGGCCGAAATTGTCGGCTACGGTGCGTCTGGCGATGCCTTCCACATGACCGCTCCGCCCGAGGACGGCGCCGGTATGGCCTATGCCATGGCCGCCGCCATCCGCGAGGCCAAGGTAGATCCGTCCGCCATCGACCACATCAACGCCCACGGCACCTCGACCTATCTGAACGATCTCTGCGAGACCCGGGCCATCAAGAAGGTCTTTGGCGACCACGCCTACAACATCAAAATCTGCGCCAACAAGTCCCAGATGGGCCACTTGCTCGGCGCGGCTGGTGGCGTCGAAGCGGTCTTCGCCGTCAAGACCCTGGCCGAGGGCATCATCCCCGGCACCATGAACCGCGAAACACCCGACCCTGAATGCGACCTCGACGTCTGCGCCGACGGACCGCAGGAAATACAGGCCGAATACGCCCTGTCCAACTCCTTCGGATTCGGCGGAACCAACGCCTGCGTCCTGTTCAAACGCTTCACCGGGTAG